Proteins co-encoded in one Opisthocomus hoazin isolate bOpiHoa1 chromosome 9, bOpiHoa1.hap1, whole genome shotgun sequence genomic window:
- the ACKR3 gene encoding atypical chemokine receptor 3, with protein MSALDLASILDFLETANLTEINWTCSNGDCITVDATTCPGTLNKSALLYTLSFFYIFIFVIGLVANSVVVWVNLQAKMTGYETHLYIFNLAIADLCVVITLPVWVVSLVQHNQWHMGEVTCKITHLIFSINLYSSIFFLACMSVDRYLSVAYFTNSSNRKKKIIRRCICILVWLLAFSASLPDTYYLKTVSSNNETYCRPVYPEESFKEWLIGMELISVVLGFLIPFPIIALFYFLLAKTISASSDQERKSNGKIIFSYVVVFLVCWLPYHVAVLLDIFYSLHFIPFSCQMENFLYATLHITQCFSLVHCCVNPILYSFINRNYRYELMKAFIFKYSAKTGLTKLIDASRVSEAEYSALEQNAK; from the coding sequence ATGAGTGCACTTGATTTGGCTTCCATCCTCGATTTTCTAGAAACAGCCAACTTGACGGAGATCAACTGGACGTGCAGCAACGGTGACTGCATCACGGTTGACGCGACAACATGCCCTGGCACGCTCAACAAAAGCGCCCTGCTATACACCCTGTCCTTCTTCTACATTTTCATCTTTGTCATAGGGCTGGTGGCCAACTCGGTTGTGGTGTGGGTCAACCTCCAAGCCAAAATGACTGGCTATGAAACCCACCTCTACATCTTTAATTTGGCTATTGCCGATCTGTGTGTCGTCATCACCCTTCCAGTGTGGGTCGTCTCTCTTGTCCAACATAACCAGTGGCACATGGGAGAAGTCACGTGCAAGATAACTCACCTTATATTTTCCATCAACTTGTACAGCAGCATCTTCTTCCTGGCGTGCATGAGTGTGGACCGCTACCTCTCAGTTGCCTATTTCACCAATTCCAGCAATCGCAAGAAGAAGATAATCCGTCGCTGCATCTGCATCTTAGTGTGGCTCCTTGCCTTCTCTGCGTCTCTCCCAGACACCTATTATCTCAAGACTGTCTCTTCCAACAATGAAACCTATTGCCGTCCTGTCTATCCAGAGGAGAGCTTCAAAGAGTGGTTGATTGGCATGGAGCTCATCTCCGTTGTGCTGGGCTTTCTTATCCCTTTTCCCATCATTGCtctcttttatttcctccttGCGAAGACCATCTCTGCCTCCAGTGACCAAGAGAGGAAGAGCAACGGGAAGATCATTTTCTCCTACGTTGTCGTGTTTCTGGTCTGCTGGCTGCCCTACCATGTAGCTGTCCTGCTTGACATCTTCTACAGCCTTCATTTCATACCTTTCAGTTGTCAGATGGAGAACTTCTTGTACGCCACTCTTCACATCACTCAGTGTTTCTCTCTAGTCCATTGCTGCGTCAACCCCATCCTGTACAGCTTCATTAACCGCAACTACAGATATGAGCTCATGAAAGCCTTTATCTTCAAGTACTCTGCCAAAACTGGTCTCACTAAACTTATCGATGCTTCCAGAGTGTCAGAAGCAGAATACTCTGCTCTGGAGCAAAATGCCAAATGA